One region of Clostridiales bacterium genomic DNA includes:
- a CDS encoding methyltransferase, with amino-acid sequence MPPCVQYDDLWPGGPRFARSGAGFALGTDSVLLADFAADRRVRRFADLGCGAGVLTVLLLHALPQAAAVGVELQPDAAQLCRNNLEANGLTGRAQILCADLREHRAVLPAGSFDLVVANPPYFAAGSGYTSPDPMRAHARDERTCTMQDICAAMAYLTRWGGSAALVHRPERLSELLCALTAAGLEPKRLRTVAHTAHAAPSLVLVEARRGGKPGLKLLPPLALCAPDGTDSEEIRRIYHRRT; translated from the coding sequence ATGCCCCCCTGCGTACAATATGACGATCTGTGGCCGGGCGGGCCGCGGTTTGCGCGCTCCGGCGCCGGGTTCGCCCTCGGCACGGACAGCGTGCTGCTGGCCGATTTTGCGGCTGACCGCCGCGTGCGCCGCTTTGCCGACCTCGGCTGCGGCGCCGGCGTGCTGACGGTGCTGCTGCTGCACGCGCTGCCGCAAGCGGCGGCCGTCGGCGTGGAGCTGCAGCCGGACGCGGCGCAGCTCTGCCGGAACAATCTCGAGGCCAACGGCCTGACCGGCCGGGCGCAGATCCTCTGCGCCGACCTGCGCGAGCACCGCGCGGTGCTCCCGGCCGGCAGCTTTGACCTCGTCGTGGCAAACCCGCCGTACTTCGCCGCGGGCAGCGGCTATACCTCGCCCGACCCCATGCGCGCGCACGCGCGCGACGAGCGCACCTGCACCATGCAGGACATCTGCGCCGCCATGGCCTATCTCACGCGCTGGGGCGGCTCGGCCGCGCTCGTGCACCGGCCGGAGCGGCTGAGCGAGCTGCTGTGCGCGCTCACGGCCGCCGGGCTCGAGCCCAAGCGCCTGCGCACCGTGGCGCACACGGCGCATGCGGCGCCCAGCCTCGTGCTGGTCGAGGCACGCCGCGGCGGAAAGCCGGGGCTCAAGCTCCTGCCGCCGCTGGCACTGTGCGCACCCGACGGCACGGACTCGGAAGAGATCCGCAGAATTTATCACAGGAGGACGTGA
- a CDS encoding 4Fe-4S binding protein gives MAFVIGDDCVMCGTCAANCPAEAISEGNGKYVINADSCMECGTCAANCPVGAISVD, from the coding sequence ATGGCATTTGTTATTGGCGACGATTGCGTCATGTGCGGCACCTGTGCTGCGAACTGCCCGGCTGAGGCGATTTCCGAGGGCAATGGCAAGTACGTCATCAACGCGGACAGCTGCATGGAGTGCGGCACCTGCGCTGCGAACTGCCCGGTGGGCGCGATCTCTGTCGACTAA
- a CDS encoding ATP-dependent Clp protease ATP-binding subunit has translation MRGSERFTQRASTAITKAHDAALGMGHSYVGTEHLLLGIIREGEGLGARILTDNALTDAVLTRMVTETVGRGVPGAPEQGLSPRARHVIELAAEDANRLGHCYVGTEHILMGILREADSAGARIIVAAGGDLNKIYTDIMDVFGRPEYKPRPQQSAPRSQTRRAADTKTLDQYGRDLTELAAGGKMDPVIGRDREIERAIQILSRRSKNNPVLIGEPGVGKTAVAEGLAQRISDGNVPEDLRNKRIVSVDLTAMLAGTKYRGDFEERVKCVLHEVQRAGNVILFIDELHTIVGAGSAEGAIDAANILKPALGRDELQIIGATTLEEYRKYIEKDAALERRFQPVRIAEPTPEQSLLILRGLRERLEAHHRLHITDDALRKAITLSVRYIGDRWLPDKAIDLVDEAASRVRMQALVQPERVHALEMQLTNTTADMESAVRAQNFERAARLRDREQKLRTELEQLRSQWEQTHAGPVRAVTGEDVAEIVSLWTGIPVAGITSSESKQLLQMEASLRRRVVGQEEAVHAVSNAIRRSRVGLGDPNRPIGSFLFLGPTGVGKTELCRALAEALFGDEKALIRVDMSEYMERHSVSRLIGSPPGYIGHEEGGQLTEKVRRKPYSVVLFDEIEKAHEDVFNLLLQVMEDGQLTDSLGRKVNFRNAVVVMTSNVGAKAITDSRRSLGFTQQTGEGAGRTDAEIRSMVMSDLKKTFRPEFLNRVDDIIVFHKLTRANIRQIAQKLLDTVNTRMERAGVELQVPDAALDALLATGYDPVYGARPLRRAIQSTIADQAAGMLLDGTLQQGDVVTAEVHDGKIVLTKTRERGTITS, from the coding sequence ATGCGCGGCAGCGAACGGTTTACACAGCGGGCATCCACGGCGATCACAAAGGCGCACGACGCAGCCCTGGGCATGGGGCACAGTTATGTGGGCACGGAGCATCTCCTGCTCGGCATCATCCGGGAGGGGGAGGGGCTCGGCGCCCGCATTCTGACCGATAACGCGCTGACGGACGCCGTGCTCACGCGCATGGTCACGGAGACGGTCGGCCGCGGCGTGCCCGGCGCGCCCGAGCAGGGGCTCAGCCCCCGGGCGCGGCACGTCATCGAGCTGGCCGCCGAGGATGCCAACCGGCTCGGTCACTGTTACGTTGGCACGGAGCACATCCTCATGGGCATCCTCCGCGAGGCGGACAGCGCCGGTGCGCGCATCATCGTGGCGGCCGGCGGCGACCTGAACAAGATCTACACGGACATCATGGACGTGTTCGGCCGGCCGGAGTATAAGCCCCGGCCGCAGCAGTCGGCCCCGCGGTCCCAGACGCGCCGCGCCGCCGACACGAAAACGCTCGACCAGTACGGCCGCGACCTCACGGAGCTGGCAGCCGGCGGGAAGATGGACCCGGTCATCGGCCGCGACCGGGAGATCGAGCGCGCCATCCAGATCCTCTCGCGCCGCAGCAAGAATAACCCCGTGCTCATCGGCGAGCCCGGCGTCGGCAAGACGGCGGTGGCCGAGGGGCTGGCGCAGCGCATTTCGGACGGCAACGTGCCCGAGGATCTGCGCAACAAGCGTATTGTGAGTGTGGACCTGACGGCCATGCTCGCGGGCACAAAGTACCGCGGCGACTTTGAAGAGCGCGTCAAGTGCGTCCTGCACGAGGTGCAGCGAGCGGGGAATGTGATTCTCTTCATCGACGAGCTGCACACGATCGTCGGCGCGGGCTCGGCCGAGGGCGCGATCGACGCGGCGAACATTCTCAAGCCCGCGCTCGGGCGCGACGAGCTGCAGATCATCGGCGCGACGACGCTCGAGGAGTACCGCAAGTATATCGAAAAGGACGCGGCGCTCGAGCGGCGCTTTCAGCCTGTGCGCATTGCAGAGCCCACGCCGGAGCAGAGCCTGCTGATCCTGCGCGGTCTGCGCGAACGGCTCGAGGCGCACCACCGCCTGCACATCACGGACGATGCGCTGCGCAAGGCCATCACGCTCTCCGTACGCTATATCGGCGACCGCTGGCTGCCGGACAAGGCCATCGACCTCGTGGACGAGGCGGCCTCGCGCGTGCGCATGCAGGCGCTCGTGCAGCCGGAGCGGGTGCACGCGCTGGAGATGCAGCTGACGAACACGACCGCGGATATGGAAAGCGCCGTGCGCGCGCAGAATTTCGAGCGCGCGGCCCGCCTGCGCGACCGCGAGCAGAAGCTGCGCACGGAGCTCGAGCAGCTGCGCAGTCAGTGGGAGCAGACGCATGCCGGCCCCGTGCGCGCCGTGACGGGCGAGGACGTGGCCGAGATCGTTTCGCTCTGGACGGGTATCCCCGTCGCGGGCATCACTTCGAGCGAGAGCAAGCAGCTGCTGCAGATGGAGGCGTCGCTGCGCCGCCGCGTCGTCGGGCAGGAGGAGGCCGTGCACGCGGTCTCGAACGCGATCCGCCGCAGCCGCGTCGGTCTTGGCGACCCGAACCGCCCGATCGGCAGCTTTCTGTTCCTCGGCCCGACCGGCGTCGGGAAGACGGAGCTCTGCCGCGCGCTGGCCGAGGCGCTCTTCGGCGACGAGAAGGCGCTCATCCGCGTGGACATGTCGGAATATATGGAGCGGCACAGCGTCTCGCGGCTCATCGGCTCGCCCCCTGGCTATATCGGCCACGAGGAGGGCGGCCAGCTCACGGAAAAGGTGCGCCGCAAGCCGTATTCCGTTGTGCTGTTCGACGAGATCGAAAAGGCGCACGAGGACGTGTTCAACCTCCTGCTGCAGGTCATGGAGGACGGCCAGCTCACGGATTCGCTCGGGCGGAAGGTGAACTTCCGCAACGCCGTCGTCGTCATGACCTCGAACGTCGGCGCAAAGGCCATCACGGACAGCCGCCGCAGCCTCGGCTTCACGCAGCAGACGGGCGAGGGCGCCGGGCGCACGGACGCCGAGATCCGCAGCATGGTCATGTCCGACCTGAAAAAGACGTTTCGGCCGGAGTTTCTCAACCGCGTCGACGACATCATCGTCTTTCACAAGCTCACGCGCGCCAACATCCGCCAGATCGCGCAGAAGCTCCTCGACACGGTCAACACGCGCATGGAGCGCGCGGGCGTGGAGCTGCAGGTGCCGGACGCGGCGCTCGATGCGCTCTTGGCCACGGGGTATGACCCCGTGTACGGCGCGCGGCCGCTGCGCCGGGCCATCCAGAGCACGATCGCCGATCAGGCGGCGGGCATGCTGCTCGACGGCACGCTCCAACAGGGCGATGTCGTGACGGCGGAGGTGCACGACGGAAAAATTGTTTTGACGAAAACGCGCGAACGTGGTACGATAACGTCTTAA
- a CDS encoding PaaI family thioesterase, whose translation MSAFRDPFRYNTFHGFNSHNHIVVTEVGEGTSVVEVEMTQDAMNPLGMAHGGLIFSMCDVATGVAARTGGRITVTLDSSIQFLRPGKDTSKLVAHGRVVKEGRTTGLVTAEVFNDAGELLATASVMVYYVDENTYADETMQ comes from the coding sequence TTGAGCGCATTTCGTGACCCGTTTCGCTACAACACGTTTCACGGCTTTAATTCACACAACCACATCGTTGTCACCGAGGTCGGCGAAGGCACGAGCGTCGTCGAAGTCGAGATGACGCAGGACGCCATGAACCCGCTCGGCATGGCACACGGCGGGCTGATCTTCAGTATGTGCGATGTGGCGACCGGCGTTGCCGCGCGTACCGGCGGGCGCATCACCGTGACGCTCGACAGCAGCATCCAGTTTCTGCGTCCGGGCAAGGACACATCCAAGCTCGTGGCGCACGGCCGTGTCGTCAAGGAGGGCCGCACGACCGGCCTTGTGACGGCGGAGGTGTTCAATGATGCGGGCGAACTGCTCGCCACCGCGTCCGTGATGGTCTACTATGTGGACGAGAACACCTATGCGGACGAAACGATGCAGTAA
- the spoIID gene encoding stage II sporulation protein D — translation MRKVFLLSLLLVVLSLVIPWLVVTLGPAPEPAVQPIPSVTASAAVAPDSETAITALSGGELVETTMADWLPGVVAAEMPASFAPEALRAQAVAARTYILQRMRGGAANHPEAGVCDQYTCCCARKDDAALREQWGADYARNMARIRQAVTDTDGQYLTYGGQLIRAVFHASSAGATESSAALWSGDAPYLVSVSSPETAQDVPNYVSTAEIAADAVRAAVLDSYPGCVLGDDPGTWFGTPELDDSGRVARIPVGSETLTGAQARALFSLRSAAFSVAYSGGMFTFTVTGSGHGVGMSQYGANVMAIRGSGYADILAHYYPGTTLIRAEG, via the coding sequence GTGCGCAAAGTTTTTCTGCTGTCACTGCTGCTCGTGGTGCTCTCGCTCGTGATCCCGTGGCTCGTGGTCACGCTCGGCCCGGCGCCGGAGCCCGCGGTGCAGCCCATCCCGTCCGTGACTGCGTCGGCCGCCGTCGCGCCCGACAGCGAGACGGCCATCACGGCGCTCAGCGGCGGCGAGCTCGTCGAGACGACGATGGCCGACTGGCTGCCCGGCGTCGTGGCCGCCGAGATGCCCGCATCCTTCGCGCCCGAGGCGCTGCGGGCGCAGGCGGTCGCCGCGCGCACGTATATCCTCCAGCGCATGCGCGGCGGGGCAGCCAACCACCCGGAGGCCGGCGTCTGCGACCAGTACACCTGCTGCTGCGCGCGCAAGGACGACGCCGCGCTGCGCGAACAATGGGGCGCGGACTATGCGCGCAACATGGCGCGCATCCGCCAGGCCGTGACCGACACGGACGGGCAGTACCTCACCTACGGCGGGCAGCTCATCCGCGCGGTGTTCCACGCCTCGTCCGCCGGGGCGACCGAGAGCAGCGCCGCGCTCTGGAGCGGCGATGCGCCGTATCTCGTGAGCGTGTCCTCACCCGAGACGGCGCAGGACGTGCCGAACTACGTCTCTACGGCCGAGATCGCGGCCGACGCCGTGCGCGCGGCCGTGCTCGACAGCTACCCGGGCTGTGTGCTCGGCGACGATCCGGGCACATGGTTCGGCACGCCGGAGCTCGATGACAGCGGCCGCGTGGCGCGCATCCCCGTCGGCTCCGAAACGCTCACGGGCGCGCAGGCGCGTGCACTCTTTTCCCTGCGCTCGGCAGCGTTTTCCGTTGCCTACAGCGGCGGGATGTTCACCTTCACCGTCACGGGCAGCGGCCACGGCGTCGGCATGAGCCAGTACGGCGCGAACGTCATGGCCATCCGCGGCAGCGGCTATGCCGACATTCTCGCGCACTACTACCCCGGAACGACGCTCATCCGCGCGGAGGGGTAG
- a CDS encoding DUF5058 family protein: protein MNNILAQLNSVPMYAICGGIIAFVAVVCVIFLVRSYRAGLAIGIDPARMKRAITSSATFSVLPSVGILLGVIALSGSLGTPWPWLRLSVIGALHYETQVAQAAAEQVGMHALSAAEMTPQGFTTIALLMSVCIMWGMILSIFFNKRYLKRLGNDGAKSASGVGFGDSAMTAMFIGLVCAYIGSYIGAFVSGEGLFTCTGDWTPLIVVAVSAAVMALFVYLSEKKNMAWLESFSIAGSMLIGMAAAVLVRL from the coding sequence ATGAACAACATCCTGGCCCAGCTCAACAGCGTACCCATGTACGCGATCTGCGGCGGCATCATCGCGTTCGTTGCGGTGGTGTGCGTCATTTTCCTCGTGCGCTCTTACCGCGCGGGTCTTGCCATCGGCATCGACCCCGCGCGCATGAAGCGCGCCATCACGTCGAGCGCCACGTTCTCTGTCTTGCCGAGCGTGGGCATCCTGCTCGGCGTCATCGCCCTGTCCGGCAGCCTCGGCACGCCGTGGCCGTGGCTGCGCCTGTCCGTCATCGGCGCGCTGCATTATGAGACGCAGGTCGCGCAGGCTGCGGCCGAGCAGGTCGGCATGCACGCCCTGTCCGCCGCCGAGATGACGCCGCAGGGCTTCACGACGATCGCCCTGCTCATGAGCGTGTGCATCATGTGGGGCATGATCCTGTCGATCTTTTTCAACAAGCGCTACCTCAAGCGCCTCGGCAACGACGGGGCCAAGTCCGCCTCCGGCGTCGGCTTCGGCGACAGCGCCATGACGGCCATGTTCATCGGCCTCGTGTGCGCGTACATCGGCAGCTACATCGGCGCGTTCGTGTCCGGCGAGGGACTGTTCACCTGCACTGGCGACTGGACGCCGCTGATCGTCGTGGCCGTGTCGGCTGCGGTGATGGCGCTGTTTGTGTACCTGTCGGAGAAAAAGAACATGGCCTGGCTGGAGAGCTTCTCTATCGCCGGCAGTATGCTCATCGGCATGGCGGCGGCCGTGCTCGTGCGGCTGTGA
- a CDS encoding M20/M25/M40 family metallo-hydrolase, with amino-acid sequence MKFRPGYLALAPLAPLGAAVAHAALTPRKTSAYQPQPDPDRAMAYAEKLSAMIRCDTTSYANVREPEKFERFHALLAGLFPLVHEKLERTDIDGNLLYYWPGRAHDRPIVLMSHQDVVPAEGTWEHAPFSGDIADGKVWGRGASDTKCSVMAFFQAVEELLAAGYEPANDVYIASSCTEEWAGDGAPKLVAELKRRGVRPFLVCDEGGGIITEPIGGIPGNFAMVGVFEKGKADVKFTARSTGGHASAPTANTPIARLSAFVTDVEKHAPFRKKFLPEVTAMFTRLAPYAPFGLRLVMGNLWLFAPLMKVVLPRVSAQAGAMLRTTIAFTMQSGSDAYNVLPQEATLGANMRFIPHQGEQESLAIIRRLAEKHGLEMEVVHTNDYSEPVDIHGEAFCQVERVIGETFPGLPVSPYVMTGATDAHFYQEICDSCVRFAPVIYGPEQMKGMHGINENIEYSCLPGAVDFYKNLIRAQEQ; translated from the coding sequence ATGAAATTCCGTCCCGGTTATCTCGCGCTCGCGCCGCTGGCCCCGTTGGGGGCGGCCGTGGCGCACGCTGCGCTCACACCGCGCAAAACGTCCGCTTATCAGCCGCAGCCGGATCCCGACCGCGCCATGGCCTACGCCGAGAAGCTCTCGGCCATGATCCGGTGCGACACCACATCCTACGCCAACGTCCGCGAGCCGGAAAAGTTCGAGCGCTTCCACGCGCTGCTCGCCGGGCTCTTCCCGCTCGTGCATGAAAAGCTGGAGCGCACGGACATTGACGGCAACCTGCTCTATTACTGGCCGGGCCGTGCGCACGACCGTCCGATCGTGCTCATGAGCCATCAGGACGTCGTGCCCGCCGAGGGCACGTGGGAGCACGCGCCGTTTTCCGGCGACATTGCCGACGGCAAGGTCTGGGGCCGCGGCGCGTCGGACACCAAGTGCTCGGTCATGGCGTTTTTCCAGGCGGTCGAGGAACTGCTCGCCGCCGGATACGAGCCGGCCAACGATGTCTACATCGCCTCGTCGTGCACAGAAGAGTGGGCGGGCGACGGCGCGCCGAAGCTCGTTGCCGAGCTCAAGCGCCGCGGCGTGCGGCCGTTTCTTGTCTGCGACGAGGGCGGCGGCATCATCACCGAGCCGATCGGCGGCATCCCCGGCAACTTCGCCATGGTCGGTGTGTTTGAAAAGGGCAAGGCGGACGTGAAATTCACCGCCCGCAGCACCGGCGGCCACGCCAGCGCCCCGACGGCGAACACCCCCATTGCGCGCCTGTCCGCGTTCGTGACGGATGTGGAAAAGCACGCGCCGTTCCGCAAGAAGTTCCTGCCCGAGGTCACGGCCATGTTCACGCGCCTGGCGCCGTATGCGCCGTTTGGCCTGCGGCTCGTAATGGGCAATCTCTGGCTGTTTGCCCCGCTGATGAAGGTCGTGCTGCCGCGCGTGTCGGCGCAGGCGGGCGCGATGCTGCGCACGACGATCGCGTTCACGATGCAGTCCGGTTCGGATGCGTACAACGTTCTGCCGCAGGAGGCGACGCTGGGCGCGAACATGCGCTTCATCCCGCATCAGGGCGAGCAGGAGAGTCTGGCCATCATCCGCCGGCTCGCCGAGAAGCACGGCCTGGAGATGGAGGTCGTGCACACGAACGACTACTCCGAGCCCGTGGACATCCACGGTGAGGCGTTCTGTCAGGTGGAGCGGGTCATCGGCGAGACGTTCCCCGGCCTGCCCGTCAGCCCCTATGTCATGACCGGCGCGACGGACGCGCACTTCTATCAGGAGATCTGCGACAGCTGCGTGCGCTTCGCCCCCGTGATCTATGGCCCGGAGCAGATGAAGGGCATGCACGGCATCAACGAGAACATCGAATATAGCTGCCTGCCCGGCGCGGTCGATTTCTACAAGAATCTCATCCGCGCGCAGGAACAATAA
- a CDS encoding DAK2 domain-containing protein — translation MLLCANAALEENKQKINELNVFPVPDGDTGTNMSLTMNSAAIELGRKQTDTVGAVADCAASALLRGARGNSGVILSLLFRGIAKSLKGRETASAAEFAAAVSAGVDAAYKAVMKPAEGTILTVSRLGAQAAVAFAKDSTDFEGMLDALLAAAREALADTQNINPVLRRAGVVDAGGEGFVLVMDAMLGYLQGRTAAPVTSAAPAAAQAPKEGADFSEFDTGEITFGYCTEFIVARENSKSPELLRSFLKNLGDCVVVVDDDEIIKVHVHTNVPGEVLTEALTYGPLQTVKIENMRNQHTALSGKETEAEAAAKAEAEPEVAKPEKQFGVVAVSAGEGMANLFRELGVDRVVTGGQTMNPSTEDILTEVNKTPAEVVFVLPNNKNIIMAAQQCIPLSDKKVIVIPTKTVPQGITAMLSFDPASAEDVIEAEMSAAIESVHTAQITYAARDSDFDGHNIRKGEYLALMDGALLGSNADLDKVLTKIADAANDLDPEIVSIYYGEDVQGDAAQHAADLLGERLPMADVNVVNGGQPVYYYMISFE, via the coding sequence ATGCTCCTGTGCGCAAACGCGGCACTAGAAGAAAACAAACAGAAGATCAACGAGCTCAACGTCTTCCCTGTTCCGGACGGCGATACCGGCACGAACATGAGCCTGACGATGAACTCGGCCGCCATCGAGCTCGGCCGCAAGCAGACCGACACCGTCGGCGCCGTGGCCGACTGCGCCGCGAGCGCGCTGCTGCGCGGTGCGCGCGGCAACTCCGGCGTCATTTTGTCGCTGCTGTTCCGCGGGATTGCCAAGTCCCTCAAGGGCCGCGAGACTGCGAGCGCGGCGGAATTTGCCGCCGCCGTCTCCGCCGGCGTGGACGCCGCCTACAAGGCCGTCATGAAGCCGGCCGAGGGCACGATCCTCACCGTCAGCCGTCTGGGCGCGCAGGCCGCCGTGGCCTTCGCCAAGGACAGCACGGACTTTGAGGGCATGCTCGATGCGCTGCTCGCCGCCGCGCGCGAGGCGCTGGCCGACACGCAGAACATCAACCCCGTGCTGCGCCGCGCAGGCGTGGTCGATGCCGGCGGCGAGGGCTTCGTGCTCGTCATGGACGCCATGCTCGGCTATCTGCAGGGCCGCACCGCCGCCCCCGTGACCTCCGCCGCTCCGGCTGCCGCGCAGGCGCCGAAAGAGGGCGCGGACTTCTCCGAGTTCGACACCGGCGAGATCACGTTCGGCTACTGCACGGAGTTTATCGTCGCGCGCGAGAACAGCAAGAGCCCGGAGCTCCTGCGCTCGTTCCTGAAGAATCTCGGCGACTGCGTCGTCGTGGTCGACGACGACGAGATCATCAAGGTGCACGTGCACACGAACGTGCCCGGCGAGGTGCTGACCGAGGCGCTGACCTACGGCCCGCTCCAGACCGTGAAGATCGAAAACATGCGCAACCAGCACACTGCGCTCTCCGGCAAGGAGACCGAGGCCGAAGCTGCCGCTAAGGCGGAGGCCGAGCCCGAAGTGGCCAAGCCCGAAAAGCAGTTCGGCGTCGTAGCCGTGTCTGCCGGCGAGGGCATGGCGAATCTCTTCCGCGAGCTGGGTGTGGACCGCGTCGTCACCGGCGGCCAGACCATGAACCCCTCCACAGAGGACATCCTCACCGAGGTCAACAAGACCCCGGCGGAGGTCGTGTTCGTGCTGCCGAACAACAAGAACATCATCATGGCCGCCCAGCAGTGCATCCCGCTGTCGGACAAGAAGGTCATCGTCATCCCGACCAAGACCGTGCCGCAGGGCATCACCGCGATGCTCTCGTTCGACCCGGCGAGCGCCGAGGACGTCATTGAGGCGGAGATGAGCGCCGCGATCGAGAGCGTGCACACCGCGCAGATCACCTACGCCGCGCGCGACTCCGACTTTGACGGCCACAACATCCGCAAGGGCGAGTATCTGGCGCTGATGGACGGTGCGCTGCTCGGCAGCAACGCCGACCTCGACAAGGTGCTGACCAAGATTGCGGACGCCGCCAACGATCTCGACCCCGAGATCGTCTCCATCTACTACGGCGAGGACGTGCAGGGCGACGCTGCCCAGCACGCGGCCGACCTGCTCGGCGAGCGCCTGCCGATGGCGGACGTGAACGTCGTCAACGGCGGCCAGCCGGTGTATTACTACATGATCTCGTTTGAATAA
- a CDS encoding Asp23/Gls24 family envelope stress response protein produces the protein MVKIEQSNGTISITNEVFTNLAGDAATSCFGVKGMVGRSKDSGPFQLLRRESMSKGVNATFADDGSISLELHIAVDHGVNISALAHSIINEVSYKVNQATGVPVARVDVYVDTMFLD, from the coding sequence ATGGTCAAAATCGAACAATCGAATGGCACCATCAGCATCACCAATGAAGTATTCACCAACCTTGCAGGCGACGCCGCGACCAGTTGCTTCGGCGTGAAGGGTATGGTCGGCCGCAGCAAAGACAGCGGACCGTTCCAGCTCCTGCGCCGCGAATCCATGTCCAAGGGCGTCAACGCCACGTTCGCCGATGACGGCAGCATCTCGCTCGAGCTGCACATCGCGGTCGATCACGGCGTGAACATTTCCGCGCTTGCCCACAGCATCATCAACGAGGTCAGCTACAAGGTCAACCAGGCAACTGGCGTCCCCGTGGCGCGCGTGGACGTGTACGTGGACACCATGTTCCTCGATTAA